From a region of the Nonlabens dokdonensis DSW-6 genome:
- a CDS encoding HTTM domain-containing protein, whose product MHSKLDKWLFTQIDNSALVLFRMFFGLLIACEAFGSIALGAVRRLFIEPEFTFTFIGFEFLEPLPGNWMYVLYVVMGCAGLLVMVGYKYRMAMLFYAIAWAYVYLLQKSSYNNHCYLLMLLNFLMVLLPANRSASIDARLNPSFRKEHMSRWIYTFIVAFLGIIYAYASVAKFYPDWLDGSFPKYLMSTRGRNFDILQQDWAHQAILYFGLFFDLLIVPFLLWKRTRWLAVIASVFFHIFNSIVFQIGIFPYLALSFLVFFFSAEVIHKRFLSKKAFYGAAEVIVPKTRNLIIFSGTAFLLVMLLLPLRHWVIEDDVLWTEEGHRLSWRMMLRSRSGKGTIYVVEKDTGKKTPVQLANLLSFKQERSVLSKPDFVWQFAQKLEKVYAEQGKEIEVYADLKVSINGRPFYQLTDPKVDLAAEEWSHVKHHSWIIPSQLDKEK is encoded by the coding sequence ATGCACAGCAAACTAGATAAATGGCTTTTTACTCAAATAGATAACTCTGCATTAGTTCTTTTTAGAATGTTTTTCGGTTTACTTATAGCCTGCGAAGCTTTTGGCTCTATAGCTTTAGGTGCCGTAAGAAGACTTTTTATCGAACCTGAGTTCACCTTCACCTTCATAGGTTTTGAGTTTCTAGAGCCGCTGCCTGGAAACTGGATGTACGTTTTGTACGTTGTTATGGGGTGCGCGGGACTACTAGTTATGGTAGGTTATAAATACCGAATGGCAATGTTATTTTATGCCATTGCATGGGCTTATGTTTACTTGCTGCAAAAGAGCAGTTACAATAATCATTGCTATCTACTCATGTTGCTCAACTTTTTAATGGTGTTATTGCCTGCAAATAGGTCAGCCTCCATAGATGCTCGTTTAAATCCTAGTTTTAGGAAAGAGCACATGTCTCGATGGATTTATACATTCATTGTTGCTTTTTTAGGAATTATATATGCCTATGCAAGTGTAGCAAAGTTTTATCCAGACTGGCTGGACGGCAGCTTTCCTAAGTATTTAATGAGCACACGTGGTAGAAATTTTGATATTTTACAACAAGATTGGGCACACCAGGCTATTCTTTATTTCGGATTATTCTTTGACCTATTAATAGTCCCGTTTTTATTGTGGAAAAGAACGCGATGGCTGGCTGTCATAGCATCTGTATTCTTTCATATTTTCAATAGTATAGTTTTTCAAATAGGAATTTTCCCTTATTTAGCTTTATCGTTTCTAGTATTCTTCTTCTCTGCTGAAGTTATCCATAAAAGGTTTTTAAGCAAGAAAGCTTTTTATGGAGCTGCTGAAGTTATTGTCCCAAAAACGAGGAACCTTATTATATTTTCAGGAACAGCTTTTTTATTAGTGATGTTGTTGCTGCCTTTAAGACATTGGGTCATTGAGGATGACGTATTATGGACTGAAGAAGGACATAGACTAAGCTGGCGCATGATGCTGCGCAGTAGATCAGGAAAAGGTACTATTTATGTTGTAGAGAAGGATACTGGTAAAAAGACACCGGTGCAGCTTGCAAATTTATTGAGTTTTAAGCAAGAGCGATCAGTTCTTTCAAAGCCAGATTTTGTATGGCAGTTTGCTCAAAAGTTAGAAAAAGTTTACGCTGAGCAAGGCAAGGAGATTGAAGTGTATGCTGATTTGAAAGTA